A stretch of Pseudomonas sp. LS.1a DNA encodes these proteins:
- the aroE gene encoding shikimate dehydrogenase codes for MDQYVVFGNPIGHSKSPLIHRLFAEQTGQDLEYATLLAPLDEFSDCARGFFKQGRGGNVTVPFKEEAYRLCDSLTPRARRAGAVNTLSKLADGTLQGDNTDGAGLVRDLTVNAGVELAGKRILILGAGGAVRGVLEPILSHKPQSLVIANRTVEKAEQLAREFDELGPVVASGFAWLQEPVDVIINATSASLAGELPPIADSLVEAGRTVCYDMMYGKEPTPFCQWAEKLGAAKVLDGLGMLAEQAAEAFFIWRGVRPDTAPVLAELRRQLARG; via the coding sequence ATGGACCAGTACGTCGTTTTTGGTAACCCCATCGGCCACAGCAAGTCGCCGCTGATCCATCGCCTGTTCGCCGAACAGACCGGGCAGGACCTGGAGTACGCCACGCTGCTGGCGCCACTGGACGAGTTCAGCGACTGCGCACGCGGCTTCTTCAAGCAAGGCCGCGGCGGCAACGTCACCGTGCCGTTCAAGGAAGAGGCCTATCGCCTGTGCGACAGCCTGACTCCGCGTGCCCGGCGCGCTGGCGCGGTGAACACACTCAGCAAGCTGGCCGACGGCACCCTGCAGGGCGACAATACCGATGGCGCTGGCCTGGTGCGCGACCTGACGGTGAATGCCGGGGTCGAGCTGGCGGGCAAACGCATTCTGATCCTGGGTGCTGGTGGTGCGGTGCGTGGCGTGCTGGAGCCGATCCTGTCGCACAAGCCGCAGTCGCTGGTGATTGCCAACCGTACCGTGGAAAAGGCCGAGCAGCTGGCGCGTGAGTTCGATGAACTGGGGCCGGTGGTGGCCAGCGGGTTTGCCTGGTTGCAAGAGCCGGTGGATGTGATCATCAATGCCACTTCGGCGAGCCTGGCCGGTGAGTTGCCGCCGATTGCCGACAGCCTGGTCGAGGCCGGGCGCACGGTTTGCTACGACATGATGTATGGCAAGGAGCCTACGCCGTTTTGCCAGTGGGCAGAGAAGCTGGGGGCGGCCAAGGTGCTGGATGGGCTGGGGATGCTGGCTGAGCAGGCGGCTGAGGCTTTCTTTATCTGGCGTGGGGTGCGGCCGGATACGGCGCCGGTTTTGGCAGAGTTGCGCCGGCAGCTGGCTCGGGGCTGA
- the choX gene encoding choline ABC transporter substrate-binding protein — protein sequence MHKFSAAVFALALSLGTATAHAADSDAQCSTVKMADPGWSDIASTNAVARLLLESLGYQVKIDSLAVPIIYGGLKDGRVDAFLGNWMPAQQGFHDKFIANGDVQQLARNLEGTEFTLAVPDYVWNAGVKDFADLQKHADQFDKKLYGIGSGAPANLSLKEIIDKNEFNLGQWKLVESSEQAMLAQVDRAVKKQQFITFLGWTPHPMNVKLKMHYLSGGEQWFGSKGEVYTLTRKGYPQACPNAARLLGNLKFTLDMENSIMAEVVDKKISFDDAAKAWVKAHPELLEGWLAGVTTKADGNALEAVKAKL from the coding sequence ATGCACAAGTTCTCCGCCGCCGTGTTCGCCCTGGCCCTGAGCCTGGGTACCGCCACGGCCCACGCCGCCGACAGCGACGCGCAATGCAGTACCGTGAAGATGGCCGACCCCGGCTGGAGCGATATCGCTTCCACCAACGCCGTGGCCCGCCTGCTTCTGGAAAGCCTGGGTTACCAGGTAAAAATCGATAGCCTGGCCGTGCCGATCATCTACGGCGGCCTCAAGGATGGCCGGGTCGATGCCTTCCTCGGCAACTGGATGCCGGCGCAGCAGGGCTTTCATGACAAGTTCATCGCCAATGGCGATGTGCAGCAACTGGCGCGCAACCTGGAAGGAACCGAATTCACCCTGGCAGTGCCCGACTATGTGTGGAATGCCGGGGTGAAGGACTTCGCCGACCTGCAGAAACACGCCGATCAGTTCGACAAGAAGCTGTACGGGATTGGCTCCGGGGCACCCGCCAACCTGTCGTTGAAGGAAATCATCGACAAGAATGAGTTCAACCTTGGCCAGTGGAAGCTGGTGGAGTCCAGCGAGCAGGCGATGCTGGCGCAGGTCGACCGTGCGGTGAAGAAACAGCAGTTCATCACCTTCCTCGGCTGGACCCCGCACCCGATGAACGTAAAGCTGAAGATGCACTACCTGAGCGGCGGGGAGCAGTGGTTTGGCAGCAAGGGCGAGGTGTATACCCTGACCCGCAAGGGTTATCCACAAGCCTGCCCGAATGCGGCCAGGCTGCTAGGTAACCTGAAGTTCACGCTGGACATGGAAAACAGCATCATGGCCGAGGTTGTGGACAAGAAGATCAGCTTCGATGATGCGGCCAAGGCCTGGGTGAAGGCACATCCCGAGTTGCTGGAAGGGTGGCTGGCCGGGGTGACTACCAAGGCAGATGGCAATGCCCTGGAGGCTGTCAAAGCCAAACTGTAA
- the betC gene encoding choline-sulfatase, translating into MTRPNILFIMADQMAAPLLPIYAPSPIQMPYLSRLAEQAVVFDSAYCNSPLCAPSRFTLVSGQLPSRIGAYDNAADFPADVPTYAHYLRRLGYRTALSGKMHFCGPDQLHGYEERLTSDIYPADYGWAVNWDEPDVRPSWYHNMSSVLQAGPCVRTNQLDFDEEVVFKARQYLYDHVRENDGRPFCLTVSMTHPHDPYTIPRRYWDRYEGVDIPMPRAEPGQAELDPHSLRLLKVYDLWDKPLPVDKVRDARRAYFGACSYIDDNIGLLLQTLEECNLAEDTLIVFSGDHGDMLGERGLWYKMHWFEMSARVPLLVHAPKRFVPARVSASVSTCDLLPTLVELAGGAVDNHLHLDGRSLVGHLQGQGGHDEVIGEYMAEGTVGPLMMIRRGPYKFVYSEDDPCLLYDLSRDPHERENLTDSPEHQALLQAFVDEAQQRWDIPSLRQQVLTSQRRRRLVAEALAIGKLKSWDHQPLVDASQQYMRNHIDLDDLERKARYPQPAPLD; encoded by the coding sequence ATGACGCGCCCGAATATCCTGTTCATCATGGCCGACCAGATGGCAGCACCCTTGCTGCCGATCTACGCCCCTTCGCCGATCCAGATGCCGTACCTGAGCCGCCTTGCCGAACAGGCGGTGGTGTTCGACTCGGCCTACTGCAACAGCCCGTTGTGCGCGCCGTCGCGCTTCACCCTGGTCAGCGGCCAGCTGCCCAGCCGCATCGGCGCCTACGACAACGCCGCCGACTTCCCCGCCGACGTACCGACCTACGCCCATTACCTGCGCCGCCTGGGCTACCGCACCGCGCTGTCGGGCAAGATGCACTTCTGCGGCCCGGACCAGCTGCATGGCTACGAAGAACGCCTGACCAGCGACATCTACCCGGCCGACTACGGCTGGGCGGTGAACTGGGATGAGCCAGACGTGCGCCCTAGCTGGTACCACAACATGTCCTCGGTGCTGCAGGCCGGCCCGTGCGTACGCACCAACCAGCTGGATTTCGACGAGGAAGTGGTGTTCAAGGCGCGCCAGTACCTGTACGACCATGTGCGCGAAAACGATGGCCGGCCGTTCTGCCTGACCGTGTCGATGACCCACCCGCACGACCCGTACACCATCCCCAGGCGCTATTGGGATCGCTACGAGGGTGTGGATATCCCCATGCCCCGCGCCGAACCCGGCCAGGCAGAACTCGACCCGCACTCGCTGCGTCTGCTGAAGGTTTACGACCTGTGGGACAAGCCGCTGCCTGTGGACAAGGTCCGTGACGCCCGCCGTGCCTACTTCGGCGCCTGCAGCTACATCGACGACAACATCGGCCTGCTGCTGCAGACCCTGGAGGAATGCAACCTGGCCGAAGACACCCTGATCGTGTTCTCCGGTGACCACGGTGACATGCTTGGCGAGCGCGGCCTCTGGTACAAGATGCACTGGTTCGAGATGTCGGCACGGGTGCCGCTGCTGGTGCACGCGCCGAAGCGCTTCGTGCCAGCCCGGGTCAGCGCCTCGGTGTCGACCTGCGACCTGCTGCCGACCCTGGTCGAGCTGGCTGGCGGCGCTGTGGATAACCACCTGCACCTGGATGGCCGCTCACTGGTCGGCCACCTGCAAGGGCAGGGCGGCCATGACGAAGTGATCGGCGAGTACATGGCCGAAGGCACCGTCGGCCCGCTGATGATGATCCGCCGCGGGCCTTACAAGTTCGTGTACAGCGAAGACGACCCGTGCCTACTCTACGACCTGAGCCGCGACCCGCACGAGCGGGAGAACCTCACCGACAGCCCGGAGCACCAGGCGCTGCTGCAGGCATTTGTCGATGAAGCACAGCAGCGCTGGGATATCCCCAGCTTGCGCCAGCAGGTACTGACCAGCCAGCGGCGGCGCCGCCTGGTGGCCGAGGCGCTGGCCATCGGCAAGCTGAAAAGCTGGGACCACCAACCGCTGGTGGACGCCAGCCAACAGTACATGCGCAACCATATCGATCTCGACGACCTCGAGCGCAAGGCACGTTATCCACAGCCCGCCCCCCTGGATTGA
- a CDS encoding choline sulfate utilization transcriptional regulator: MFEHLAELSLDTLRVFEAAARLRGFTAAALELGTTQPAVSQQVKRLESQLGTRLFDRIYRGIELTEAGQVLFEQVHQGLQAMEDGIAQVSGRGQREVLQVATDFAFAAFWLMPRLQRFHEAYPQVDVSLVTGERSQGMLRPDIDVAVLFGDGRFHQGESRWLFDEEVFPVCSPRLIHGKPLSAVALQRLPLLHLKGEQASRWFDWAGVFRGFGVASPPPAGQLRFDNYTLLIQAAIAGQGVAIGWGHLVDGLVEQGLLCRPLEGSLRSARGYYAVLPPRKRRGALIQRFVDWLERERSL; the protein is encoded by the coding sequence ATGTTTGAGCACCTTGCCGAGCTGTCGCTGGATACCTTGCGCGTGTTCGAGGCCGCCGCACGCCTGCGTGGTTTTACCGCTGCGGCGTTGGAGCTGGGTACCACGCAGCCGGCGGTGAGCCAGCAGGTCAAACGGCTGGAGTCACAGCTGGGCACGCGCCTGTTCGACCGCATCTACCGGGGTATCGAACTGACCGAGGCTGGCCAGGTGCTGTTCGAACAGGTGCATCAGGGCTTGCAGGCCATGGAGGACGGCATTGCCCAGGTCAGTGGGCGTGGCCAGCGCGAAGTGCTGCAGGTGGCTACCGACTTCGCCTTTGCGGCGTTCTGGCTGATGCCACGGCTACAGCGTTTTCACGAGGCTTATCCACAAGTGGACGTGAGCCTGGTGACCGGTGAGCGCAGCCAGGGCATGTTGCGCCCGGACATCGACGTGGCGGTGCTGTTTGGCGACGGGCGCTTTCACCAGGGCGAGAGTCGCTGGCTGTTCGATGAGGAAGTTTTCCCGGTATGCAGCCCCCGGCTGATTCATGGCAAACCCTTGTCAGCCGTGGCTTTGCAACGATTGCCCTTGCTGCATTTGAAGGGCGAGCAGGCTAGCCGCTGGTTTGACTGGGCGGGGGTGTTCCGCGGGTTTGGCGTGGCCAGCCCGCCGCCGGCGGGGCAGTTGCGGTTCGATAATTATACGTTGCTGATCCAGGCGGCGATTGCCGGGCAAGGGGTGGCGATTGGCTGGGGGCACCTGGTGGATGGGTTGGTGGAGCAAGGGTTGTTGTGCCGGCCGTTGGAGGGAAGTTTGCGTTCGGCGCGCGGGTATTACGCGGTGTTGCCGCCACGCAAGCGGCGTGGGGCGTTGATCCAGCGGTTTGTGGATTGGCTGGAGCGCGAGCGCAGCCTGTGA
- a CDS encoding NAD(P)-dependent oxidoreductase — MKNAETPVFKLVLFGPESSLGNALMVELLSRQHEVTAVVDDLNRHAPRPGLHFKIGGLGDADQAEQGAAGGSAVIALLSTLAPGDLPGQARMSEALVAGLKRTTIRRLLLVGDFDVLDEPGKYSEVERECVDQVVDGLQRSALRWTLINAPHEVPGLGMEHFRSTEGTLEPGLAEPLRRLARVVAGMVDMLELDLHRGEHLNFVV, encoded by the coding sequence GTGAAAAACGCCGAAACCCCAGTGTTCAAACTGGTCCTGTTCGGGCCTGAAAGCAGCCTGGGTAATGCCCTGATGGTAGAGCTGCTGTCACGCCAGCACGAAGTCACCGCCGTGGTAGACGACCTGAACCGCCATGCGCCGCGCCCCGGCCTGCACTTCAAGATAGGCGGGCTGGGCGATGCCGACCAGGCGGAGCAGGGCGCGGCAGGCGGTTCGGCGGTCATTGCCCTGTTATCGACGCTGGCGCCGGGCGATCTGCCCGGGCAAGCCCGCATGAGCGAAGCGCTGGTGGCAGGGCTGAAGCGTACGACTATACGCCGGCTGTTGCTGGTGGGCGATTTCGATGTGCTGGATGAGCCAGGCAAATACAGCGAGGTAGAGCGGGAATGTGTGGATCAGGTGGTCGACGGGTTACAGCGCAGTGCGTTGCGCTGGACCCTGATCAATGCACCACACGAGGTCCCTGGGTTGGGGATGGAGCATTTTCGCAGCACCGAAGGTACGCTGGAGCCGGGGTTGGCTGAGCCGTTGCGGCGCCTGGCCAGGGTCGTGGCGGGGATGGTGGATATGCTGGAGCTGGATTTGCACCGGGGCGAGCATCTGAACTTCGTGGTCTAG
- a CDS encoding DOPA 4,5-dioxygenase family protein: MQRIKGYHAHVYYDAATMEQARELCEEASRLFPVTMGRMHQQPVGPHPDWSCQLAFGPEVVGVVLPWLALYRKGLVVFMHPLTGDELADHRDHAIWMGAVRPLDLSIFGG, encoded by the coding sequence GTGCAGAGAATCAAGGGTTACCACGCCCACGTCTACTATGACGCAGCGACCATGGAGCAGGCCCGCGAACTGTGCGAGGAGGCCTCGCGGTTATTCCCCGTGACCATGGGGCGCATGCACCAGCAACCGGTCGGGCCGCACCCGGACTGGAGCTGCCAACTGGCGTTCGGGCCGGAGGTGGTGGGGGTGGTGTTGCCTTGGTTGGCGTTGTATCGGAAGGGGTTGGTGGTGTTCATGCACCCGCTGACCGGGGATGAACTGGCAGACCACCGGGACCATGCGATCTGGATGGGGGCTGTGCGGCCTTTGGACCTGTCGATTTTTGGGGGATAG
- the trpA gene encoding tryptophan synthase subunit alpha, protein MSRLEQRFAELKAEGRSALVTFVTAGDPGYDASLQILKGLPAAGADVIELGMPFTDPMADGVAIQLATLRALEAGQTLAKTLQMVREFRVDNQTTPIVLMGYYNPIHRFGVEKFVAEAKQAGVDGLIIVDLPPEHDAELATPAQAAGIDFIRLTTPTTDDARLPRVLERSSGFVYYVSVAGVTGAGSATTEHVTEAIARLRRHTDLPISVGFGIRTPEQAAAIARLSDGVVVGSALVDKIAQAKDADQAVNDVLSLCSALAEGVRGARR, encoded by the coding sequence ATGAGCCGTCTTGAACAACGCTTCGCCGAGCTGAAGGCCGAAGGCCGCTCGGCACTGGTCACCTTCGTCACCGCGGGCGACCCGGGCTATGACGCCTCGCTGCAGATCCTCAAGGGCCTGCCGGCAGCCGGTGCCGACGTGATCGAACTGGGCATGCCGTTCACCGACCCGATGGCCGACGGCGTGGCCATCCAGCTGGCCACCCTGCGCGCCCTGGAGGCTGGCCAGACGCTGGCCAAGACCCTGCAGATGGTTCGCGAATTCCGTGTGGATAACCAGACCACACCGATCGTACTGATGGGCTACTACAACCCGATCCACCGCTTTGGCGTGGAAAAGTTCGTGGCCGAAGCCAAGCAAGCCGGCGTCGATGGCCTGATCATCGTCGACCTGCCGCCCGAGCATGATGCCGAGCTGGCGACCCCGGCCCAGGCCGCGGGTATCGACTTCATCCGCCTGACCACCCCGACCACCGACGACGCGCGCCTGCCGCGCGTGCTGGAGCGCAGCTCCGGGTTCGTCTACTACGTGTCGGTGGCCGGTGTGACCGGTGCTGGCTCGGCGACCACCGAGCACGTGACCGAAGCCATTGCCCGCCTGCGTCGGCACACCGACCTGCCTATCAGTGTTGGCTTTGGCATCCGTACGCCGGAACAGGCTGCGGCCATTGCCCGCCTGTCGGACGGCGTGGTGGTGGGCTCGGCGCTGGTGGACAAGATTGCCCAGGCCAAAGATGCCGATCAGGCCGTGAACGATGTATTGAGCCTGTGCTCGGCACTGGCTGAAGGGGTGCGCGGCGCCCGCCGTTGA
- the trpB gene encoding tryptophan synthase subunit beta: MTQSQYRPGPDANGLFGSFGGRYVAETLMPLVLDLAREYEAAKADPKFLEELAYFQRDYIGRPNPLYFAERLTEHCGGAKIFFKREELNHTGAHKVNNCIGQVLLAKRMGKKRLIAETGAGMHGVATATVAARFGLPCVIYMGATDIERQQANVFRMKLLGAEIVPVTAGTGTLKDAMNEALRDWVTNVEDTFYLIGTVAGPHPYPAMVRDFQSIIGKETRAQLQEKEGRLPDSLVACVGGGSNAMGLFHEFLEEPSVQIIGVEAGGHGVHTDKHAASLNGGVPGVLHGNRTYLLQDEDGQITDAHSISAGLDYPGIGPEHAYLHEVKRVEYVSITDDEALDAFHATCRLEGIIPALESSHALAEAIKRAPKLPKDHLMVVCLSGRGDKDMQTVMNHMAAQEKQA; encoded by the coding sequence ATGACCCAGTCCCAATACCGCCCCGGCCCCGACGCCAACGGCCTGTTCGGCTCGTTCGGCGGCCGCTACGTGGCCGAAACCCTGATGCCACTGGTGCTGGACCTGGCCCGCGAATACGAAGCGGCCAAGGCGGACCCCAAGTTCCTCGAAGAGCTGGCCTACTTCCAGCGCGACTACATCGGCCGCCCCAACCCACTGTACTTCGCCGAGCGCCTGACCGAGCACTGCGGTGGCGCGAAGATCTTCTTCAAGCGTGAAGAGCTCAACCACACCGGCGCGCACAAGGTGAACAACTGCATCGGCCAGGTGCTGCTGGCCAAGCGCATGGGCAAGAAGCGCCTGATCGCCGAAACCGGCGCCGGCATGCACGGTGTGGCCACTGCCACCGTTGCCGCGCGCTTCGGCCTGCCTTGCGTGATCTACATGGGCGCCACCGACATCGAGCGCCAGCAGGCCAACGTGTTCCGCATGAAGCTCCTGGGCGCCGAGATCGTCCCGGTCACCGCCGGCACCGGCACCCTGAAGGACGCCATGAACGAAGCCCTGCGCGACTGGGTCACCAACGTCGAAGACACCTTCTACCTGATCGGCACCGTGGCCGGCCCGCACCCGTACCCGGCCATGGTCCGCGACTTCCAGTCGATCATCGGCAAGGAAACCCGCGCCCAGCTGCAGGAGAAGGAAGGCCGCCTGCCAGACAGCCTGGTTGCCTGCGTCGGTGGTGGCTCCAACGCCATGGGCCTGTTCCATGAGTTCCTCGAAGAGCCAAGCGTGCAGATCATCGGCGTCGAAGCCGGTGGCCACGGCGTGCACACCGACAAGCACGCCGCCAGCCTGAACGGCGGCGTGCCGGGCGTGCTGCACGGCAACCGCACCTACCTGCTGCAGGACGAAGACGGCCAGATCACCGACGCCCACTCGATTTCCGCCGGCCTGGACTACCCGGGCATCGGCCCGGAGCACGCCTACCTGCACGAAGTGAAGCGTGTCGAGTACGTCAGCATCACCGACGACGAAGCGCTGGATGCGTTCCACGCCACCTGCCGCCTGGAAGGCATCATCCCGGCCCTGGAAAGCTCCCACGCCCTGGCCGAGGCAATCAAGCGCGCACCGAAGCTGCCCAAGGACCACCTGATGGTCGTGTGCCTGTCGGGCCGCGGCGACAAAGACATGCAAACCGTCATGAACCACATGGCCGCCCAGGAGAAACAGGCATGA
- a CDS encoding LysR family transcriptional regulator gives MAHDLPPLNALRAFEATARLNSVSQAAEALHVTHGAVSRQIKVLEEHLGVALFVKDGRGIKLTDAGVRLRDASGEAFDRLRSVCAELSHDVSEAPFVLGCSGSLLARWFIPRLGRLQADLPELRLHLSAGEGDLDPRRPGLDALLVYAEPPWPADMQVHVLAEERIGPVLSPHFAGFERLQGAPAKALLGEALLHTTSRPQAWPTWALEQGLEPAALHYGQAFEHLYYLLEAAVAGLGVAIAPQPLVADDLRAGRLSAPWGFSPTPAALALWVPRRAADGRAEQLAQWLRAELARQGA, from the coding sequence ATGGCCCACGACCTCCCTCCCCTCAACGCCCTGCGGGCTTTTGAGGCCACCGCACGGCTCAATAGCGTCAGCCAGGCGGCCGAAGCGCTGCACGTCACCCATGGCGCCGTCAGCCGGCAGATCAAGGTGCTCGAGGAACACTTGGGCGTAGCGCTGTTCGTCAAGGACGGGCGCGGCATCAAACTCACAGATGCCGGTGTGCGTCTGCGCGATGCCAGTGGCGAAGCCTTCGACCGGCTGCGCAGCGTGTGTGCCGAGCTCAGCCACGATGTCAGCGAGGCGCCGTTCGTGCTGGGCTGCTCGGGCAGCCTGCTGGCGCGCTGGTTCATCCCGCGGTTGGGGCGGCTGCAGGCGGACTTGCCAGAGCTGCGCCTGCACCTGTCGGCGGGCGAAGGCGACCTCGACCCGCGGCGGCCGGGGCTGGATGCGCTGCTGGTATATGCCGAGCCACCGTGGCCGGCGGACATGCAGGTGCATGTGCTGGCCGAGGAACGCATCGGGCCGGTGCTCAGCCCGCATTTCGCCGGTTTCGAGCGCTTGCAGGGTGCGCCGGCCAAGGCCTTGCTGGGCGAGGCCTTGCTACACACCACCTCGCGCCCGCAGGCCTGGCCGACCTGGGCGCTGGAGCAGGGGCTGGAGCCGGCGGCCCTCCACTATGGTCAGGCTTTCGAGCACCTGTATTACCTGCTGGAAGCGGCCGTGGCCGGGCTGGGTGTGGCGATTGCACCGCAGCCGCTGGTCGCCGATGACCTGCGGGCGGGCCGTTTGAGTGCGCCGTGGGGCTTTTCACCAACCCCTGCAGCGCTGGCATTGTGGGTGCCCCGGCGCGCCGCGGACGGGCGCGCCGAGCAGCTGGCGCAGTGGTTACGGGCGGAGCTGGCGCGGCAGGGCGCCTAG
- a CDS encoding DUF883 family protein, with protein MHRNSLRKTSLESMEAEIESLLKTLENLKHDASEESQKSVKAIRSNAESALRHSRSLLSDAYEEVKHRTRQTGIATRDYAQEHPYTTAGVAIGALGLLAAYLLCKRN; from the coding sequence ATGCACCGCAATTCGCTGCGTAAAACGTCCCTGGAAAGCATGGAAGCCGAAATCGAGAGCCTTCTGAAGACCCTGGAGAACCTCAAGCATGATGCTTCCGAGGAATCCCAGAAGTCGGTGAAGGCCATCCGCAGCAACGCCGAAAGCGCCCTCCGCCATTCCCGTAGCCTGCTGAGCGATGCCTACGAAGAAGTGAAACACCGTACCCGCCAGACTGGCATCGCCACACGCGATTACGCTCAGGAACACCCCTACACCACGGCGGGCGTTGCTATTGGTGCACTGGGCCTGCTGGCAGCCTACCTGCTGTGCAAGCGCAACTAG
- a CDS encoding dodecin codes for MTDHHTYKKIELVGSSTTSIEEAINNALAEAGKSIKHLEWFEVIDTRGHIRDNKAAHFQVTLKVGFRIANS; via the coding sequence ATGACCGATCATCACACTTACAAGAAGATCGAACTGGTGGGGTCGTCGACCACCAGCATCGAAGAGGCGATCAACAATGCCCTGGCCGAAGCCGGCAAGAGCATCAAGCACCTGGAGTGGTTCGAGGTGATAGATACCCGCGGTCATATCCGTGACAACAAGGCGGCGCACTTCCAGGTCACGCTGAAGGTCGGCTTCCGTATTGCCAACAGCTGA
- a CDS encoding DUF1161 domain-containing protein — translation MNKLILALGLMTLAGGALAAGKPCEELKAEIAAKLDAKGVTGYKLEIVDKGDPAGKVIGSCEAGTKEIVYRRG, via the coding sequence ATGAACAAACTGATTCTGGCGCTGGGCCTTATGACCCTGGCGGGTGGTGCACTGGCAGCGGGCAAGCCGTGCGAGGAGCTCAAGGCGGAGATTGCGGCGAAGCTGGATGCCAAGGGGGTCACCGGCTACAAGCTGGAGATCGTCGACAAGGGCGACCCGGCTGGCAAGGTGATTGGTAGTTGCGAGGCTGGTACCAAGGAAATTGTGTACCGTCGCGGTTAA
- a CDS encoding LLM class flavin-dependent oxidoreductase: MTQLRDLKISTLDLVPVRADAGPAQSLRNSLDLAQHVERFGYNRFWVAEHHNMDGIASSATAVLIGYLAGGTSSIRVGSGGVMLPNHAPLVIAEQFGTLASLYPGRIDLGLGRAPGSDQMTAYALRRDRAGGPDDFPDDVEELSRYLGPRTDDQKVIAVPGHDTEVPMWLLGSSLFSAQLAGMRGMPYAFASHFAPRYMHEAIRVYRNHFKPSTTLDKPYVMLGIPMVVAQTDEKAEYLATSVYQRILALIRGQSLMQKPPVESMDGLWLPHERDAVGSFLGLAMIGSPQKVRAKVEVLLEQTGADELIFTCDLYEHADRIRSYELMAQALKTE; this comes from the coding sequence ATGACGCAGCTGCGTGACCTGAAGATTTCCACCCTCGACCTGGTACCGGTACGCGCCGACGCCGGCCCGGCGCAGTCGCTGCGCAACTCGCTGGACCTGGCGCAGCACGTCGAGCGCTTTGGCTACAACCGCTTCTGGGTGGCCGAGCACCACAACATGGACGGCATCGCCAGTTCGGCGACTGCGGTGCTGATCGGCTACCTGGCCGGTGGTACCTCGAGCATTCGCGTGGGCTCTGGCGGGGTCATGCTGCCCAACCATGCGCCGCTGGTGATCGCCGAGCAGTTCGGCACCCTGGCCAGCCTGTACCCGGGGCGCATCGACCTGGGCCTGGGCCGCGCGCCGGGTTCCGACCAGATGACCGCCTACGCCCTGCGCCGCGACCGCGCCGGCGGCCCGGATGACTTCCCGGACGATGTCGAGGAACTGTCACGCTACCTCGGCCCGCGTACTGATGACCAAAAAGTGATCGCAGTGCCAGGGCACGACACCGAGGTGCCGATGTGGCTGCTCGGCTCCAGCCTGTTCAGCGCCCAGCTGGCCGGCATGCGCGGCATGCCTTACGCGTTCGCCTCGCACTTTGCGCCGCGCTACATGCACGAGGCGATCCGCGTATACCGCAACCACTTCAAGCCCTCGACCACGCTGGACAAGCCGTATGTAATGCTGGGCATCCCCATGGTGGTGGCGCAAACCGATGAAAAGGCCGAGTACCTGGCCACTTCGGTGTACCAGCGCATCCTCGCGCTGATTCGCGGGCAGAGCCTGATGCAGAAGCCGCCGGTGGAAAGCATGGATGGGCTGTGGCTACCCCATGAGCGGGATGCGGTGGGCAGCTTCCTCGGCCTGGCGATGATCGGCAGCCCGCAGAAGGTGCGGGCCAAGGTGGAAGTGCTGCTGGAGCAGACCGGCGCCGATGAGCTGATCTTTACCTGTGATCTGTATGAGCATGCGGACCGGATCCGGTCCTATGAACTGATGGCGCAGGCTCTCAAGACTGAGTGA